A region of Candidatus Nezhaarchaeota archaeon DNA encodes the following proteins:
- a CDS encoding AAA family ATPase produces the protein MKSEVKLEDLDGIGPKTAEKLRSAGICSAKHLSLFNVDELLNIVEADERALRRALAHARSIFMPIRAIRASEHAVWSSPQQLTTGVKSIDSLLRGGLRPRALYELCGQPGAGKTQLCLQLSVTVQLSVNRGGLDGKCYFMDAEGTFHADRVKVVAERFGLDSREALNCIYVIDVMNTDHLLHVVMSDLVKAIEESNVKLVVVDSLMSRFRTEYSGRESLALRQSRLGYVLDWLIRIARMYEVIVVITTPVMEVPVAFTSFTDRIKPTGGTTLAHATTHRLLMSSRSERGLLKGSITVLDSPALPYGATASYLITERGIEDAH, from the coding sequence ATGAAGAGCGAAGTTAAGCTAGAGGACCTGGACGGAATAGGCCCTAAGACGGCTGAAAAGCTTCGTAGCGCGGGCATCTGCTCAGCTAAACACCTCTCACTATTTAATGTCGATGAGCTCTTAAACATTGTTGAAGCTGACGAGAGGGCTTTGAGGAGAGCGCTTGCTCATGCTAGAAGCATCTTCATGCCAATCAGGGCGATAAGAGCATCAGAGCATGCTGTATGGAGCTCTCCACAACAGCTGACTACCGGCGTTAAGAGCATAGACAGCTTGCTTAGAGGTGGGTTGAGACCTAGAGCCTTGTATGAACTTTGTGGCCAGCCGGGGGCGGGAAAGACGCAGCTATGTCTTCAGCTCTCAGTTACAGTTCAACTATCAGTTAATAGAGGTGGCCTTGATGGCAAATGTTACTTCATGGATGCCGAAGGGACCTTCCATGCTGATAGGGTCAAGGTGGTAGCTGAGAGGTTTGGTTTGGATTCAAGAGAAGCTTTGAACTGCATCTACGTCATAGACGTCATGAACACAGATCACTTGCTCCATGTAGTTATGTCTGACCTAGTGAAAGCTATAGAGGAGAGCAATGTTAAGTTAGTTGTCGTCGATTCTCTAATGTCTAGGTTTAGAACAGAGTATTCTGGTAGAGAGAGCTTAGCCTTGAGGCAAAGTAGGCTCGGCTACGTACTGGATTGGCTCATAAGGATAGCTAGGATGTATGAGGTGATAGTGGTCATCACAACTCCAGTCATGGAGGTACCAGTAGCGTTTACAAGCTTTACAGATAGGATAAAGCCGACTGGCGGGACGACTCTGGCACATGCAACGACGCACAGACTCCTAATGTCGAGTAGGAGCGAGAGGGGTCTACTTAAAGGGTCAATCACAGTCTTAGATAGCCCAGCGCTACCATATGGTGCAACAGCTAGCTACTTAATAACTGAGAGGGGAATTGAGGATGCCCACTAG
- the cofE gene encoding coenzyme F420-0:L-glutamate ligase: MEVKLIPIRGIPIPVEPGSDIARLICEAARKQGTPLQEGDILVITHKIISKSKGLIFKLRDIKPSKEAIELSPILDKPPELVELILRETKNIVRIRKGLVICETKHGFVCANAGVDVSNVDGGYSATTLPPNPDEEASKIRASIKRIEGVNVAVIISDTHGRPFRRGQVNVAIGVSGIKPLKDRRGESDLFGYILKSKVIAIADEIASAAELLIGQASEGIPAVIVRGLKYQVCDDSSVKELLMPPQEDLFR; the protein is encoded by the coding sequence ATGGAGGTAAAGCTCATCCCAATAAGAGGAATTCCAATACCCGTAGAACCAGGTAGCGATATAGCTCGGCTCATATGTGAGGCTGCACGTAAGCAAGGGACTCCACTACAAGAAGGTGACATCCTCGTAATAACCCACAAAATAATTTCTAAGTCCAAGGGGCTCATCTTTAAGCTTAGGGACATTAAACCATCGAAAGAAGCCATAGAACTTTCACCAATACTCGATAAGCCCCCCGAGCTTGTTGAGTTGATTCTAAGAGAAACCAAGAATATTGTTAGGATTAGGAAGGGCCTAGTGATATGCGAGACGAAGCATGGTTTTGTGTGTGCTAATGCAGGGGTTGACGTGTCGAATGTTGATGGAGGCTATAGTGCAACAACGCTCCCTCCAAACCCGGATGAGGAAGCTTCTAAGATCAGAGCATCAATTAAGAGAATTGAGGGAGTCAATGTAGCAGTCATAATAAGCGACACTCATGGGAGGCCATTTAGAAGAGGTCAAGTAAATGTTGCTATAGGTGTCTCTGGAATAAAACCCCTTAAAGATAGAAGGGGGGAAAGTGACCTCTTTGGCTACATCCTTAAGTCTAAGGTCATAGCCATAGCTGATGAGATAGCTTCAGCCGCAGAGCTATTGATAGGTCAAGCCAGTGAGGGAATTCCAGCTGTAATAGTTAGGGGGCTCAAGTATCAGGTATGCGATGATTCATCAGTAAAGGAACTATTAATGCCCCCCCAAGAAGACCTATTTCGTTAA